Proteins found in one Candidatus Hadarchaeales archaeon genomic segment:
- the cas2 gene encoding CRISPR-associated endonuclease Cas2, which translates to MLTLVIYDISSDDIRTKLANRLFDYGLQRIQYSAFKGELNAHDREVLVKELPKFVEGERDSIYVIPLCERCARLCRIVSEKPIPSLAEEDRVKLV; encoded by the coding sequence GTGCTTACACTCGTTATCTACGACATAAGCTCGGATGACATCAGAACAAAGCTCGCCAACCGTCTCTTCGACTATGGTCTTCAGAGAATCCAATATAGTGCTTTCAAGGGGGAACTGAACGCTCACGATAGAGAGGTTCTAGTAAAAGAACTCCCGAAATTTGTGGAAGGAGAAAGAGACTCGATCTATGTAATCCCCTTGTGTGAGCGCTGCGCGAGACTTTGTAGAATCGTTTCTGAAAAACCTATCCCTTCTCTAGCAGAGGAAGACAGAGTAAAGCTTGTGTGA
- the cas4a gene encoding type I-A CRISPR-associated protein Cas4/Csa1, with translation MVFFLSAQEHKLLLNRVLPLAREVGVTPELRGWNWWKEPLKPYYSERISMFSVCGRFCPTARDVYLMYVERKQGKLTHEILLGAMAHNLLEYLFGYCRQGKFDISFHEWWKGELEKRGKLENVDVLRSCLEPLWELVLSQARAAYLETKTAHPYADEPHALAVALPFLVEHKLDGRLLGLSGTLSVDCYDYLRHIIFDVKVGGPPRDFYRLYPTGYALVFESLYEVPVDVGCSIHVSFRNGRVVVSRDIFFINDDLRNWWVEERDRKLELVAQKKDPGKAKECASSCMFLEVCE, from the coding sequence GTGGTATTCTTTCTCTCTGCCCAAGAGCACAAACTCCTCCTAAACCGAGTCCTCCCTCTGGCGAGAGAGGTAGGAGTAACACCAGAGCTTAGAGGGTGGAACTGGTGGAAGGAACCGCTGAAGCCATACTACTCGGAGCGCATCTCTATGTTTTCCGTCTGCGGCCGGTTCTGCCCCACGGCGAGAGATGTGTATTTAATGTACGTGGAAAGAAAGCAGGGAAAACTCACGCATGAGATATTGCTGGGAGCTATGGCACACAATCTGCTGGAATACTTGTTTGGGTATTGCAGACAGGGAAAATTTGATATAAGCTTTCATGAATGGTGGAAGGGAGAGCTGGAAAAAAGAGGAAAGTTGGAAAATGTTGATGTTCTTCGCTCCTGCTTGGAACCCCTCTGGGAGTTGGTACTAAGCCAAGCGAGGGCTGCTTATCTGGAAACAAAGACTGCTCATCCTTACGCCGACGAGCCTCATGCGCTGGCAGTGGCTCTTCCCTTCCTGGTGGAGCACAAGCTCGACGGAAGGCTGCTAGGACTGAGCGGCACGTTGAGCGTTGACTGTTATGATTATTTGCGCCACATCATCTTTGACGTGAAAGTTGGAGGACCTCCGCGAGACTTTTATCGACTGTATCCCACTGGCTATGCTTTGGTTTTTGAGAGCCTTTACGAGGTTCCAGTGGACGTGGGGTGCTCCATCCATGTGAGCTTCAGAAACGGGAGAGTTGTGGTGAGTCGAGATATCTTTTTCATCAATGATGATCTTCGGAACTGGTGGGTTGAGGAGAGAGATCGTAAGCTGGAGCTTGTGGCTCAGAAGAAGGATCCGGGTAAAGCCAAAGAATGTGCCTCTAGCTGTATGTTCTTGGAGGTCTGTGAATGA